A stretch of Bacillus pseudomycoides DNA encodes these proteins:
- the kynB gene encoding arylformamidase — protein MKESDWIDISQPLNNDIATWPGDTPFSYEVSWAKEQSGSVNVGKLTLSIHTGTHIDAPFHFDNNGKRVIDLDVNVYVGKARIIDVSGIESIGAKELETFSLNGVERLLLRTSSHGNAEEFPKTIPYLRADIAPFLSEKGIRLIGVDVPSVDPLDDKELAAHHQLFKHGIHILENVVLDHVQDGDYELIALPLALTDADGSPVRAVIRPL, from the coding sequence ATGAAAGAATCTGACTGGATTGATATTTCACAACCATTAAATAATGATATTGCGACATGGCCAGGAGATACGCCTTTCTCATACGAAGTATCATGGGCAAAAGAACAAAGTGGATCTGTTAATGTTGGAAAATTAACGCTGAGTATTCATACAGGTACGCATATTGATGCGCCATTTCATTTTGATAATAACGGAAAAAGGGTAATAGATTTAGATGTTAACGTCTATGTTGGTAAAGCTCGAATAATAGATGTATCAGGTATTGAAAGCATTGGTGCAAAAGAATTAGAAACATTCTCTTTAAATGGTGTAGAGAGGCTATTACTACGGACTTCTTCACATGGAAATGCAGAAGAATTTCCTAAAACAATACCGTATTTACGTGCTGATATTGCACCATTTCTTTCGGAAAAAGGCATTCGATTAATAGGGGTAGATGTACCTTCTGTAGACCCGCTAGATGATAAAGAATTAGCGGCGCATCACCAATTATTTAAGCACGGTATTCATATTTTAGAAAATGTTGTATTAGATCATGTACAAGACGGAGATTATGAACTGATTGCCCTGCCACTTGCATTGACAGATGCGGATGGGAGTCCAGTTCGAGCTGTAATAAGACCGCTATAA
- a CDS encoding TetR/AcrR family transcriptional regulator: protein MGKGLLSTRQQRSIETRNKLLKSARNVFLENGFHKTTISQIIKHAETGYGTAYVYFKNKDEFLIVLMEDAMNRFYQIAERSFSPKTKKEAHSMIQNQTRAFLQITEEERNILQVVEEAIGTSKEVRRKWNDIQERFKNRIMQDITYSQENGLARNKLNKAIVARGWFSMNEMFLWEIVRNEKEIDVEEIVYTLTEVYTAGLYKDE, encoded by the coding sequence TTGGGAAAAGGTCTTCTTTCAACAAGACAACAACGATCTATAGAAACAAGAAATAAATTATTAAAATCTGCCCGCAATGTTTTTTTAGAAAACGGATTTCACAAAACAACAATCTCTCAAATTATTAAACATGCTGAAACTGGTTATGGTACGGCATATGTTTATTTTAAAAATAAAGACGAGTTCCTCATTGTCCTTATGGAAGATGCTATGAATCGCTTTTATCAAATTGCCGAACGTTCCTTTTCGCCTAAAACAAAAAAAGAAGCTCACAGTATGATACAAAATCAAACACGAGCTTTTTTACAAATAACCGAAGAAGAAAGAAATATATTACAAGTCGTTGAAGAAGCTATCGGTACGTCAAAAGAAGTTCGACGAAAGTGGAATGATATTCAAGAACGTTTTAAAAATCGAATTATGCAAGATATCACCTATTCTCAGGAAAATGGATTGGCACGAAATAAATTAAATAAAGCAATTGTAGCACGTGGTTGGTTCTCTATGAACGAGATGTTTCTATGGGAAATCGTACGAAATGAGAAGGAAATAGATGTAGAAGAAATTGTTTATACATTAACAGAGGTGTATACGGCGGGGTTATATAAAGACGAATAA
- the kynU gene encoding kynureninase — protein sequence MYREPFEPSYEYAMECDKYDELADFQKEFYKKADTIYLDGNSLGLLSKRAEKSLLTMLDSWKEYGIDGWTEGEHPWFFLSEQLGKLTAPLVGALPEEVIVTGSTTTNIHQVIATFYEPKGIRTKILADELTFPSDIYALQSQIRLKGLDPEEHLVRVKSRDGRTLQEEDIIKAMTDDIALILLPAVLYRSGQILDMKRLTAEAHERGIHIGFDLCHSIGSIPHDFQNWDVDFAVWCNYKYLNAGPGGVAGLYVNKKHFDRLPGLSGWFSSRKDKQFDMEHTLTAAEHAGAYQIGTPHVLSIAPLIGSLEIFKEAGIERLREKSLHITRYMLDLINHELQNTGFTIGNPLEDDKRGGHIYLEHPEAARICKALKANGVIPDFRAPNGVRLAPVALYNTYEEVWKSVQILKKIMKDEEYKKFENKREVVA from the coding sequence ATGTATCGAGAGCCATTTGAACCATCTTACGAGTATGCAATGGAATGTGATAAATACGATGAACTTGCAGATTTTCAAAAAGAATTTTATAAGAAAGCAGATACAATATATTTAGATGGTAATTCATTAGGATTACTTTCAAAAAGAGCAGAAAAATCTTTACTTACTATGTTAGATTCATGGAAAGAGTATGGAATTGACGGATGGACAGAAGGGGAACATCCTTGGTTCTTTCTTTCAGAGCAATTAGGTAAATTAACTGCTCCACTTGTTGGTGCTTTGCCAGAAGAAGTAATTGTAACTGGTTCCACGACAACGAATATTCATCAAGTGATTGCGACGTTTTATGAGCCAAAAGGAATTCGAACAAAGATTCTTGCGGATGAATTAACGTTCCCGTCAGATATTTATGCTTTGCAAAGTCAAATTCGTTTAAAAGGGCTAGATCCAGAGGAACACCTTGTACGAGTAAAGAGCCGAGATGGTAGAACACTTCAAGAGGAAGATATTATTAAGGCAATGACTGATGATATTGCATTAATTTTATTACCTGCTGTGTTATATCGAAGCGGACAAATTCTTGATATGAAGCGGTTAACAGCTGAAGCGCATGAACGTGGTATTCATATTGGTTTTGATTTATGCCATTCAATCGGTTCAATCCCGCATGATTTTCAGAATTGGGATGTTGATTTCGCAGTATGGTGTAATTATAAATATTTAAATGCAGGTCCAGGTGGTGTTGCTGGATTATATGTAAACAAGAAACACTTTGACCGTCTTCCAGGACTTTCTGGTTGGTTTAGTTCTAGAAAAGATAAGCAATTTGATATGGAACATACATTAACGGCAGCGGAACACGCTGGGGCATATCAAATTGGTACACCTCACGTGTTAAGCATAGCGCCATTAATCGGTTCACTTGAGATTTTTAAAGAGGCTGGTATTGAAAGATTACGAGAAAAATCATTACATATTACTCGCTATATGCTGGATTTAATAAACCATGAACTGCAGAATACAGGTTTTACAATTGGAAATCCATTAGAAGATGATAAGCGCGGGGGACATATTTATTTAGAACATCCAGAAGCTGCACGTATATGTAAAGCTTTAAAAGCAAATGGAGTTATTCCTGATTTTCGTGCACCAAATGGAGTTCGCCTTGCGCCAGTTGCTTTATATAATACGTATGAAGAAGTGTGGAAGTCTGTGCAAATTTTGAAGAAAATCATGAAAGATGAAGAATATAAAAAATTTGAAAATAAGCGAGAGGTTGTAGCATAA
- the kynA gene encoding tryptophan 2,3-dioxygenase: protein MKENEKVIMEKGIHTDFKENMTYGEYLQLDSLLGSQKRLSDHHDEMLFIVIHQASELWMKLILHELSAAIESIQNDRLAPAFKMLARVSKIQSQIIQSWDILATLTPSEYIEFRDSLGQASGFQSYQYRMIEYALGYKTPHALKIYEKDPELHARLHKALHSPSLYDVAIQALVKEGFPINPNVLNRDITQPYEEDATVEAAWLEVYADVKKYWDLYQLAEKLIDIEDWLQQWRFRHMKTVERIIGHKMGTGGSSGVSYLKRVLDQRFFPELWNVRTKL from the coding sequence ATGAAAGAAAATGAAAAAGTAATTATGGAAAAGGGAATTCATACGGATTTTAAAGAAAATATGACATACGGAGAGTACTTACAATTAGATAGTTTGCTAGGAAGTCAAAAAAGGTTATCGGATCATCATGATGAAATGTTGTTTATTGTCATTCATCAAGCGAGTGAACTTTGGATGAAGTTGATTTTACATGAGCTTAGCGCAGCGATTGAATCTATTCAAAATGATAGGCTGGCTCCAGCTTTTAAAATGCTTGCACGCGTTTCAAAAATTCAATCACAAATTATTCAATCTTGGGATATTCTTGCAACGCTTACGCCATCTGAATACATTGAGTTTCGTGATTCGCTCGGTCAAGCATCAGGGTTCCAGTCTTATCAATACCGTATGATTGAATATGCGCTTGGTTATAAAACACCTCATGCATTAAAAATTTATGAAAAAGATCCAGAGTTACATGCTCGCTTGCATAAAGCGCTTCATTCACCAAGTCTTTACGATGTTGCAATTCAGGCACTTGTAAAAGAAGGGTTCCCAATCAATCCAAATGTTTTAAATCGTGATATTACACAACCTTATGAAGAAGATGCGACAGTTGAAGCTGCATGGTTAGAGGTGTATGCTGATGTGAAGAAATATTGGGATTTATATCAACTGGCAGAAAAATTAATCGATATTGAAGATTGGCTCCAGCAGTGGCGCTTCCGTCATATGAAAACAGTAGAGCGAATTATTGGACATAAAATGGGAACAGGTGGATCATCTGGTGTTTCTTATTTAAAACGTGTTCTTGATCAACGCTTTTTCCCAGAACTTTGGAATGTGCGGACGAAGTTATAA